One stretch of Orcinus orca chromosome 15, mOrcOrc1.1, whole genome shotgun sequence DNA includes these proteins:
- the ARVCF gene encoding splicing regulator ARVCF isoform X5 yields MPAELRQEQSPGSQASLAMMPEAPEVLEETVTVEEDPGTPTSHVSIVTSEDGTTRRTETKVTKTVKTVTTRTVRQVPVGPDGLPLLDSGHPLGPFTDGPLDRHFLLRGGGPAATLSRTCLGSGGGFPDEPRDVPSYGSLSRGLGVRPPRGGPLGPGSGDGCFTLPSRREAFPAGPEPGPPAGRSQPERFQAEPYGLEDDTRSLAAEDEGGPELEADCGTAARRRPDCGRGLRTRAYEDVADDGGELMEERPPFPATTAPLAQPEHGSLGSLDRAVRRSPSVDSARKEPRWRDPELPEVLAMLRHPVDPVKANAAAYLQHLCFENEGVKRRVRQLRGLPLLVALLDHPRAEVRRRACGALRNLSYGRDADNKAAIRDCGGVPALVRLLRAARDSEVRELVTGTLWNLSSYEPLKMVIIDHGLQTLTHEVIVPHSGWEPEPNEDSKPRDAEWTTVFKNTSGCLRNVSSDGAEARRRLRECEGLVDALLHALQSAVGRKDTDNKSVENCVCIVRNLSYHVHKEVPGADRYQEAEPRPPGSAMGAQRRRREDAGCFGGKKAKGKRDGEMDRNFDTLDLPKRTEAAKGFELLYQPEVVRLYLSLLTESRNFNTLEAAAGALQNLSAGNWVWATYIRATVRKERGLPVLVELLQSETDKVVRAVAIALRNLSLDRRNKDLIGSYAMAELVRNVRSAQAPARPGAGLEEDTVVAVLNTIHEIVSDSLDNARSLLQARGVPALVALGASSQSVREAKAASHVLQTVWSYKELRGALQRDGWTKARFQSGSANAKGPKAPPSPGGLDDSTLPLVDKSLDGEKPGSRDVIPMEALGPDGYSAVDRRECRARGSEPAGEASEKESLKPDPGRKVPPPGPSRPAVRLVDAVGDAKPQPVDSWV; encoded by the exons ATGCCGGCCGAACTCAGACAG GAGCAGAGCCCAGGCAGCCAGGCCTCTTTGGCCATGATGCCGGAGGCGCCTGAGGTGCTGGAGGAGACAGTGACGGTGGAGGAGGACCCTGGCACCCCCACCTCCCATGTGTCCATCGTCACATCGGAAGATGGCACCACTCGTCGCACTGAGACCAAG GTCACCAAGACAGTCAAGACGGTGACCACTCGAACAGTGCGCCAGGTGCCCGTGGGCCCTGATGGCCTCCCCCTGCTGGACAGTGGCCACCCACTGGGCCCCTTCACCGATGGCCCCCTGGACCGACACTTCCTGCTGCGCGGGGGTGGCCCGGCAGCCACTCTCTCCCGCACCTGCCTTGGCAGCGGAGGCGGCTTTCCTGACGAGCCCCGCGACGTCCCCAGCTATGGCAGCCTGTCCCGCGGGCTGGGTGTGCGGCCTCCGCGCGGAGGCCCCCTGGGCCCAGGCTCTGGTGATGGCTGCTTCACGCTGCCCAGCCGCCGGGAGGCCTTCCCCGCGGGCCCTGAGCCTGGGCCACCAGCCGGCCGCTCCCAGCCCGAGCGGTTCCAGGCAGAGCCGTATGGCTTGGAGGACGACACTCGCAGCCTGGCTGCTGAGGACGAGGGGGGCCCGGAGCTGGAGGCTGACTGTGGCACAGCCGCACGGAGGAGGCCAGACTGTGGGCGGGGCCTGCGCACCAG GGCCTACGAGGACGTGGCGGACGATGGCGGTGAGCTGATGGAGGAGCGGCCCCCCTTCCCAGCCACGACGGCGCCCCTGGCCCAGCCAGAACATGGCAGCCTGGGCAGCCTGGACCGGGCAGTGCGGCGCTCACCCTCGGTGGACAGTGCCCGCAAGGAGCCGCGCTGGCGGGACCCCGAGCTGCCCGAGGTGCTGGCCATGCTGCGGCACCCCGTGGACCCCGTGAAGGCCAACGCGGCCGCCTACCTGCAGCACCTGTGCTTTGAGAACGAGGGTGTCAAGCGCCGCGTGCGGCAGCTGCGGGGGCTGCCGCTGCTTGTGGCCCTGCTGGACCACCCGCGGGCGGAGGTGCGGCGCCGGGCCTGTGGGGCACTGCGGAACCTCTCGTATGGCAGGGATGCTGACAACAAGGCCGCCATCCGGGACTGCGGCGGAGTGCCTGCCCTGGTGCGCCTGCTGCGGGCTGCCCGGGACAGCGAGGTCCGCGAGCTTGTCACAG GCACACTCTGGAACCTGTCGTCCTACGAACCCCTGAAGATGGTCATCATTGACCACGGCCTGCAGACGCTGACCCATGAGGTCATTGTGCCACACTCGGGCTGGGAGCCAGAGCCCAACGAAGACTCCAAGCCACGGGATGCTGAGTGGACGACTGTCTTCAAGAACACATCAGGCTGCTTGAG GAATGTGAGCTCAGATGGTGCAGAGGCCCGGCGGCGACTCCGTGAGTGTGAGGGGCTGGTGGACGCACTCCTGCACGCCCTGCAGTCGGCCGTGGGCAGGAAGGACACGGACAACAAG TCAGTGGAGAACTGCGTGTGCATCGTGCGGAACCTCTCCTACCACGTGCACAAGGAGGTGCCGGGGGCTGACAGGTACCAGGAGGCCGAGCCCAGGCCCCCGGGCAGTGCCATGGGTGCCCAGCGCCGGAGGAGGGAGGACGCCGGCTGCTTTGGTGGCAAGAAGGCCAAAG GGAAGAGGGATGGTGAGATGGACCGGAACTTTGACACTCTGGACCTACCCAAGCGGACTGAGGCTGCCAAAG GCTTCGAGCTGCTGTACCAGCCCGAGGTAGTGCGTCTCTACCTGTCCCTCCTGACGGAGAGTCGGAACTTCAACACTCTGGAGGCCGCAGCCGGTGCCCTGCAGAACCTCAGTGCCGGCAACTGGGTG TGGGCCACGTACATCCGCGCCACAGTGCGCAAGGAGCGCGGGCTGCCGGTGCTGGTGGAGCTGCTGCAGTCAGAGACCGACAAGGTGGTGCGCGCCGTCGCCATCGCCCTGCGCAACCTCTCGCTGGACCGGCGCAACAAGGACCTCATCG GGAGCTACGCCATGGCCGAGCTCGTGCGAAATGTGCGCAGCGCGCAGGCACCTGCGCGGCCCGGGGCCGGTCTGGAGGAGGACACAGTGGTGGCCGTGCTCAACACCATCCACGAGATCGTGTCTGACAGCCTGGACAACGCGCGCTCGCTGCTGCAGGCCCGCGGCGTGCCTGCGCTGGTGGCACTTGGCGCCtccag CCAATCGGTGCGCGAGGCGAAGGCCgcatcccacgtgctgcagacgGTGTGGAGTTACAAGGAGCTGCGTGGTGCTCTGCAGAGGGACGGCTGGACCAAGGCGCGCTTCCAG TCGGGTTCTGCTAATGCCAAGGGCCCCAAGGCACCACCGAGTCCCGGAGGCTTGGACGATAGCACACTGCCGCTGGTGGACAAGAGCCTGG ACGGTGAGAAGCCAGGCAGCCGGGACGTGATCCCCATGGAGGCACTTGGCCCAG ATGGATACTCCGCCGTTGACCGGAGGGAGTGCAGGGCTCGAGGCAGTGAGCCTGCAGGGGAGGCCTCTGAGAAGGAATCGTTGAAA CCCGACCCCGGCAGGAAGGTTCCTCCTCCCGGGCCCAGCAGACCCGCAGTCAGGCTGGTGGACGCCGTGGGGGACGCTAAGCCTCAGCCTGTTGACTCCTGGGTCTAG
- the ARVCF gene encoding splicing regulator ARVCF isoform X6, which translates to MPAELRQEQSPGSQASLAMMPEAPEVLEETVTVEEDPGTPTSHVSIVTSEDGTTRRTETKVTKTVKTVTTRTVRQVPVGPDGLPLLDSGHPLGPFTDGPLDRHFLLRGGGPAATLSRTCLGSGGGFPDEPRDVPSYGSLSRGLGVRPPRGGPLGPGSGDGCFTLPSRREAFPAGPEPGPPAGRSQPERFQAEPYGLEDDTRSLAAEDEGGPELEADCGTAARRRPDCGRGLRTRAYEDVADDGGELMEERPPFPATTAPLAQPEHGSLGSLDRAVRRSPSVDSARKEPRWRDPELPEVLAMLRHPVDPVKANAAAYLQHLCFENEGVKRRVRQLRGLPLLVALLDHPRAEVRRRACGALRNLSYGRDADNKAAIRDCGGVPALVRLLRAARDSEVRELVTGTLWNLSSYEPLKMVIIDHGLQTLTHEVIVPHSGWEPEPNEDSKPRDAEWTTVFKNTSGCLRNVSSDGAEARRRLRECEGLVDALLHALQSAVGRKDTDNKSVENCVCIVRNLSYHVHKEVPGADRYQEAEPRPPGSAMGAQRRRREDAGCFGGKKAKGKRDGEMDRNFDTLDLPKRTEAAKGFELLYQPEVVRLYLSLLTESRNFNTLEAAAGALQNLSAGNWVWATYIRATVRKERGLPVLVELLQSETDKVVRAVAIALRNLSLDRRNKDLIGSYAMAELVRNVRSAQAPARPGAGLEEDTVVAVLNTIHEIVSDSLDNARSLLQARGVPALVALGASSQSVREAKAASHVLQTVWSYKELRGALQRDGWTKARFQSGSANAKGPKAPPSPGGLDDSTLPLVDKSLDGEKPGSRDVIPMEALGPDGYSAVDRRECRARGSEPAGEASEKESLKGLGPAVCS; encoded by the exons ATGCCGGCCGAACTCAGACAG GAGCAGAGCCCAGGCAGCCAGGCCTCTTTGGCCATGATGCCGGAGGCGCCTGAGGTGCTGGAGGAGACAGTGACGGTGGAGGAGGACCCTGGCACCCCCACCTCCCATGTGTCCATCGTCACATCGGAAGATGGCACCACTCGTCGCACTGAGACCAAG GTCACCAAGACAGTCAAGACGGTGACCACTCGAACAGTGCGCCAGGTGCCCGTGGGCCCTGATGGCCTCCCCCTGCTGGACAGTGGCCACCCACTGGGCCCCTTCACCGATGGCCCCCTGGACCGACACTTCCTGCTGCGCGGGGGTGGCCCGGCAGCCACTCTCTCCCGCACCTGCCTTGGCAGCGGAGGCGGCTTTCCTGACGAGCCCCGCGACGTCCCCAGCTATGGCAGCCTGTCCCGCGGGCTGGGTGTGCGGCCTCCGCGCGGAGGCCCCCTGGGCCCAGGCTCTGGTGATGGCTGCTTCACGCTGCCCAGCCGCCGGGAGGCCTTCCCCGCGGGCCCTGAGCCTGGGCCACCAGCCGGCCGCTCCCAGCCCGAGCGGTTCCAGGCAGAGCCGTATGGCTTGGAGGACGACACTCGCAGCCTGGCTGCTGAGGACGAGGGGGGCCCGGAGCTGGAGGCTGACTGTGGCACAGCCGCACGGAGGAGGCCAGACTGTGGGCGGGGCCTGCGCACCAG GGCCTACGAGGACGTGGCGGACGATGGCGGTGAGCTGATGGAGGAGCGGCCCCCCTTCCCAGCCACGACGGCGCCCCTGGCCCAGCCAGAACATGGCAGCCTGGGCAGCCTGGACCGGGCAGTGCGGCGCTCACCCTCGGTGGACAGTGCCCGCAAGGAGCCGCGCTGGCGGGACCCCGAGCTGCCCGAGGTGCTGGCCATGCTGCGGCACCCCGTGGACCCCGTGAAGGCCAACGCGGCCGCCTACCTGCAGCACCTGTGCTTTGAGAACGAGGGTGTCAAGCGCCGCGTGCGGCAGCTGCGGGGGCTGCCGCTGCTTGTGGCCCTGCTGGACCACCCGCGGGCGGAGGTGCGGCGCCGGGCCTGTGGGGCACTGCGGAACCTCTCGTATGGCAGGGATGCTGACAACAAGGCCGCCATCCGGGACTGCGGCGGAGTGCCTGCCCTGGTGCGCCTGCTGCGGGCTGCCCGGGACAGCGAGGTCCGCGAGCTTGTCACAG GCACACTCTGGAACCTGTCGTCCTACGAACCCCTGAAGATGGTCATCATTGACCACGGCCTGCAGACGCTGACCCATGAGGTCATTGTGCCACACTCGGGCTGGGAGCCAGAGCCCAACGAAGACTCCAAGCCACGGGATGCTGAGTGGACGACTGTCTTCAAGAACACATCAGGCTGCTTGAG GAATGTGAGCTCAGATGGTGCAGAGGCCCGGCGGCGACTCCGTGAGTGTGAGGGGCTGGTGGACGCACTCCTGCACGCCCTGCAGTCGGCCGTGGGCAGGAAGGACACGGACAACAAG TCAGTGGAGAACTGCGTGTGCATCGTGCGGAACCTCTCCTACCACGTGCACAAGGAGGTGCCGGGGGCTGACAGGTACCAGGAGGCCGAGCCCAGGCCCCCGGGCAGTGCCATGGGTGCCCAGCGCCGGAGGAGGGAGGACGCCGGCTGCTTTGGTGGCAAGAAGGCCAAAG GGAAGAGGGATGGTGAGATGGACCGGAACTTTGACACTCTGGACCTACCCAAGCGGACTGAGGCTGCCAAAG GCTTCGAGCTGCTGTACCAGCCCGAGGTAGTGCGTCTCTACCTGTCCCTCCTGACGGAGAGTCGGAACTTCAACACTCTGGAGGCCGCAGCCGGTGCCCTGCAGAACCTCAGTGCCGGCAACTGGGTG TGGGCCACGTACATCCGCGCCACAGTGCGCAAGGAGCGCGGGCTGCCGGTGCTGGTGGAGCTGCTGCAGTCAGAGACCGACAAGGTGGTGCGCGCCGTCGCCATCGCCCTGCGCAACCTCTCGCTGGACCGGCGCAACAAGGACCTCATCG GGAGCTACGCCATGGCCGAGCTCGTGCGAAATGTGCGCAGCGCGCAGGCACCTGCGCGGCCCGGGGCCGGTCTGGAGGAGGACACAGTGGTGGCCGTGCTCAACACCATCCACGAGATCGTGTCTGACAGCCTGGACAACGCGCGCTCGCTGCTGCAGGCCCGCGGCGTGCCTGCGCTGGTGGCACTTGGCGCCtccag CCAATCGGTGCGCGAGGCGAAGGCCgcatcccacgtgctgcagacgGTGTGGAGTTACAAGGAGCTGCGTGGTGCTCTGCAGAGGGACGGCTGGACCAAGGCGCGCTTCCAG TCGGGTTCTGCTAATGCCAAGGGCCCCAAGGCACCACCGAGTCCCGGAGGCTTGGACGATAGCACACTGCCGCTGGTGGACAAGAGCCTGG ACGGTGAGAAGCCAGGCAGCCGGGACGTGATCCCCATGGAGGCACTTGGCCCAG ATGGATACTCCGCCGTTGACCGGAGGGAGTGCAGGGCTCGAGGCAGTGAGCCTGCAGGGGAGGCCTCTGAGAAGGAATCGTTGAAA ggCCTGGGCCCAGCCGTTTGCTCTTAG
- the ARVCF gene encoding splicing regulator ARVCF isoform X4: MPAELRQEQSPGSQASLAMMPEAPEVLEETVTVEEDPGTPTSHVSIVTSEDGTTRRTETKVTKTVKTVTTRTVRQVPVGPDGLPLLDSGHPLGPFTDGPLDRHFLLRGGGPAATLSRTCLGSGGGFPDEPRDVPSYGSLSRGLGVRPPRGGPLGPGSGDGCFTLPSRREAFPAGPEPGPPAGRSQPERFQAEPYGLEDDTRSLAAEDEGGPELEADCGTAARRRPDCGRGLRTRAYEDVADDGGELMEERPPFPATTAPLAQPEHGSLGSLDRAVRRSPSVDSARKEPRWRDPELPEVLAMLRHPVDPVKANAAAYLQHLCFENEGVKRRVRQLRGLPLLVALLDHPRAEVRRRACGALRNLSYGRDADNKAAIRDCGGVPALVRLLRAARDSEVRELVTGTLWNLSSYEPLKMVIIDHGLQTLTHEVIVPHSGWEPEPNEDSKPRDAEWTTVFKNTSGCLRNVSSDGAEARRRLRECEGLVDALLHALQSAVGRKDTDNKSVENCVCIVRNLSYHVHKEVPGADRYQEAEPRPPGSAMGAQRRRREDAGCFGGKKAKEEWFHEGKRDGEMDRNFDTLDLPKRTEAAKGFELLYQPEVVRLYLSLLTESRNFNTLEAAAGALQNLSAGNWVWATYIRATVRKERGLPVLVELLQSETDKVVRAVAIALRNLSLDRRNKDLIGSYAMAELVRNVRSAQAPARPGAGLEEDTVVAVLNTIHEIVSDSLDNARSLLQARGVPALVALGASSQSVREAKAASHVLQTVWSYKELRGALQRDGWTKARFQSGSANAKGPKAPPSPGGLDDSTLPLVDKSLDGEKPGSRDVIPMEALGPDGYSAVDRRECRARGSEPAGEASEKESLKPDPGRKVPPPGPSRPAVRLVDAVGDAKPQPVDSWV; the protein is encoded by the exons ATGCCGGCCGAACTCAGACAG GAGCAGAGCCCAGGCAGCCAGGCCTCTTTGGCCATGATGCCGGAGGCGCCTGAGGTGCTGGAGGAGACAGTGACGGTGGAGGAGGACCCTGGCACCCCCACCTCCCATGTGTCCATCGTCACATCGGAAGATGGCACCACTCGTCGCACTGAGACCAAG GTCACCAAGACAGTCAAGACGGTGACCACTCGAACAGTGCGCCAGGTGCCCGTGGGCCCTGATGGCCTCCCCCTGCTGGACAGTGGCCACCCACTGGGCCCCTTCACCGATGGCCCCCTGGACCGACACTTCCTGCTGCGCGGGGGTGGCCCGGCAGCCACTCTCTCCCGCACCTGCCTTGGCAGCGGAGGCGGCTTTCCTGACGAGCCCCGCGACGTCCCCAGCTATGGCAGCCTGTCCCGCGGGCTGGGTGTGCGGCCTCCGCGCGGAGGCCCCCTGGGCCCAGGCTCTGGTGATGGCTGCTTCACGCTGCCCAGCCGCCGGGAGGCCTTCCCCGCGGGCCCTGAGCCTGGGCCACCAGCCGGCCGCTCCCAGCCCGAGCGGTTCCAGGCAGAGCCGTATGGCTTGGAGGACGACACTCGCAGCCTGGCTGCTGAGGACGAGGGGGGCCCGGAGCTGGAGGCTGACTGTGGCACAGCCGCACGGAGGAGGCCAGACTGTGGGCGGGGCCTGCGCACCAG GGCCTACGAGGACGTGGCGGACGATGGCGGTGAGCTGATGGAGGAGCGGCCCCCCTTCCCAGCCACGACGGCGCCCCTGGCCCAGCCAGAACATGGCAGCCTGGGCAGCCTGGACCGGGCAGTGCGGCGCTCACCCTCGGTGGACAGTGCCCGCAAGGAGCCGCGCTGGCGGGACCCCGAGCTGCCCGAGGTGCTGGCCATGCTGCGGCACCCCGTGGACCCCGTGAAGGCCAACGCGGCCGCCTACCTGCAGCACCTGTGCTTTGAGAACGAGGGTGTCAAGCGCCGCGTGCGGCAGCTGCGGGGGCTGCCGCTGCTTGTGGCCCTGCTGGACCACCCGCGGGCGGAGGTGCGGCGCCGGGCCTGTGGGGCACTGCGGAACCTCTCGTATGGCAGGGATGCTGACAACAAGGCCGCCATCCGGGACTGCGGCGGAGTGCCTGCCCTGGTGCGCCTGCTGCGGGCTGCCCGGGACAGCGAGGTCCGCGAGCTTGTCACAG GCACACTCTGGAACCTGTCGTCCTACGAACCCCTGAAGATGGTCATCATTGACCACGGCCTGCAGACGCTGACCCATGAGGTCATTGTGCCACACTCGGGCTGGGAGCCAGAGCCCAACGAAGACTCCAAGCCACGGGATGCTGAGTGGACGACTGTCTTCAAGAACACATCAGGCTGCTTGAG GAATGTGAGCTCAGATGGTGCAGAGGCCCGGCGGCGACTCCGTGAGTGTGAGGGGCTGGTGGACGCACTCCTGCACGCCCTGCAGTCGGCCGTGGGCAGGAAGGACACGGACAACAAG TCAGTGGAGAACTGCGTGTGCATCGTGCGGAACCTCTCCTACCACGTGCACAAGGAGGTGCCGGGGGCTGACAGGTACCAGGAGGCCGAGCCCAGGCCCCCGGGCAGTGCCATGGGTGCCCAGCGCCGGAGGAGGGAGGACGCCGGCTGCTTTGGTGGCAAGAAGGCCAAAG AAGAGTGGTTCCATGAAG GGAAGAGGGATGGTGAGATGGACCGGAACTTTGACACTCTGGACCTACCCAAGCGGACTGAGGCTGCCAAAG GCTTCGAGCTGCTGTACCAGCCCGAGGTAGTGCGTCTCTACCTGTCCCTCCTGACGGAGAGTCGGAACTTCAACACTCTGGAGGCCGCAGCCGGTGCCCTGCAGAACCTCAGTGCCGGCAACTGGGTG TGGGCCACGTACATCCGCGCCACAGTGCGCAAGGAGCGCGGGCTGCCGGTGCTGGTGGAGCTGCTGCAGTCAGAGACCGACAAGGTGGTGCGCGCCGTCGCCATCGCCCTGCGCAACCTCTCGCTGGACCGGCGCAACAAGGACCTCATCG GGAGCTACGCCATGGCCGAGCTCGTGCGAAATGTGCGCAGCGCGCAGGCACCTGCGCGGCCCGGGGCCGGTCTGGAGGAGGACACAGTGGTGGCCGTGCTCAACACCATCCACGAGATCGTGTCTGACAGCCTGGACAACGCGCGCTCGCTGCTGCAGGCCCGCGGCGTGCCTGCGCTGGTGGCACTTGGCGCCtccag CCAATCGGTGCGCGAGGCGAAGGCCgcatcccacgtgctgcagacgGTGTGGAGTTACAAGGAGCTGCGTGGTGCTCTGCAGAGGGACGGCTGGACCAAGGCGCGCTTCCAG TCGGGTTCTGCTAATGCCAAGGGCCCCAAGGCACCACCGAGTCCCGGAGGCTTGGACGATAGCACACTGCCGCTGGTGGACAAGAGCCTGG ACGGTGAGAAGCCAGGCAGCCGGGACGTGATCCCCATGGAGGCACTTGGCCCAG ATGGATACTCCGCCGTTGACCGGAGGGAGTGCAGGGCTCGAGGCAGTGAGCCTGCAGGGGAGGCCTCTGAGAAGGAATCGTTGAAA CCCGACCCCGGCAGGAAGGTTCCTCCTCCCGGGCCCAGCAGACCCGCAGTCAGGCTGGTGGACGCCGTGGGGGACGCTAAGCCTCAGCCTGTTGACTCCTGGGTCTAG